The proteins below come from a single Chryseobacterium sp. MA9 genomic window:
- a CDS encoding aminotransferase class I/II-fold pyridoxal phosphate-dependent enzyme, whose amino-acid sequence MNTKIWLSSPHMGGNEQKYINEAFEENWVAPLGPNVDGLEKDLEQFLGENAKVAVLSAGTAALHLALIECGVQHGDEVICQSMTFSASANPIAYCGGTPVFVDSEPDTWNMCPKALREAVEDRIQKGTKPKAIIVVHLYGMPAKMDEITAIAQEFQIPVIEDAAEALGSTYKGQACGTFGRFGVLSFNGNKIITTSGGGALVCHTQEDKDKTVFLSTQARDNAPHYQHSHIGFNYRMSNIVAGIGRGQMEVLKDRVAARRAMHDFYFEIFKNIEGVTVFSEPGKDFYSNHWLSAIIVDPQVTGKNREGLRLAFLEDNIESRPLWKPMHLQPVFESSPYYGGKISENLFDNGLCLPSGSNLSDDDRERIANVIRNYFGV is encoded by the coding sequence ATGAATACTAAAATCTGGTTGTCCTCACCCCATATGGGAGGTAACGAACAAAAATATATCAACGAAGCATTTGAAGAAAACTGGGTAGCGCCATTGGGACCTAATGTTGACGGATTAGAAAAAGATCTGGAGCAGTTTTTGGGTGAAAATGCAAAAGTTGCCGTTCTTTCTGCTGGTACCGCAGCATTACACCTTGCGCTTATTGAATGCGGAGTACAGCATGGTGATGAGGTTATCTGCCAGTCAATGACTTTCTCAGCATCAGCCAATCCTATTGCTTACTGTGGAGGAACTCCTGTTTTTGTAGACAGCGAACCTGATACCTGGAATATGTGTCCAAAAGCTTTAAGAGAAGCCGTTGAAGACAGAATTCAAAAAGGAACAAAGCCCAAAGCTATTATTGTAGTTCATTTGTATGGTATGCCTGCAAAAATGGACGAAATTACAGCTATTGCTCAGGAATTCCAGATTCCTGTTATAGAAGATGCTGCAGAAGCTCTTGGTTCTACTTACAAAGGACAGGCTTGTGGAACATTTGGACGTTTTGGAGTATTAAGTTTTAACGGGAACAAAATTATTACCACATCCGGAGGAGGAGCTTTGGTTTGCCACACTCAGGAAGATAAAGATAAAACCGTTTTCCTTTCTACTCAGGCAAGAGATAATGCCCCTCACTATCAGCATTCACATATTGGTTTCAACTACAGAATGAGCAATATTGTTGCAGGAATAGGAAGAGGGCAGATGGAAGTTCTTAAAGATAGAGTGGCAGCCCGTAGAGCAATGCATGATTTCTATTTTGAAATTTTTAAAAATATTGAAGGGGTGACTGTATTTTCAGAGCCTGGAAAGGATTTTTATTCCAATCACTGGTTATCTGCCATTATTGTTGATCCGCAGGTTACAGGGAAAAATAGAGAAGGCTTAAGACTTGCATTTTTAGAAGATAATATTGAATCAAGACCGCTTTGGAAGCCTATGCACCTACAGCCGGTTTTTGAATCTTCTCCTTATTACGGAGGAAAAATTTCCGAAAATCTTTTTGATAACGGACTGTGTCTTCCGTCAGGGTCCAACTTGTCAGATGATGACAGAGAAAGAATAGCAAACGTAATCCGTAACTATTTCGGAGTTTAA
- the rfbC gene encoding dTDP-4-dehydrorhamnose 3,5-epimerase, protein MKIKETPLKDCYIIEPTIFEDERGYFFEKFNEKKFEELTGMNGHFVQDNISRSSYGVLRGLHLQKGEHAQAKLVSCLEGSVWDVAVDLRGDSPTFGEWFGIELTAENKLQLYVPRGFGHGFAVLSTHAVFSYKCDNFYNKESEGSVRFNDPDLDIDWKVDEKDAILSEKDQNAPGFKDKNF, encoded by the coding sequence ATGAAAATTAAAGAAACCCCGCTTAAAGATTGCTATATCATAGAGCCTACCATATTTGAAGATGAGAGAGGCTACTTCTTTGAAAAGTTCAACGAAAAAAAATTCGAAGAATTGACAGGGATGAACGGCCACTTTGTACAGGATAATATTTCCAGATCATCTTATGGAGTATTAAGAGGACTGCATCTTCAGAAAGGTGAGCATGCACAGGCAAAATTGGTATCATGCCTTGAAGGCAGTGTGTGGGATGTTGCCGTGGATCTTAGAGGAGATTCTCCTACTTTCGGGGAATGGTTCGGAATAGAGCTTACCGCAGAAAATAAACTACAGCTTTACGTGCCAAGAGGTTTTGGACATGGATTTGCCGTACTAAGTACCCATGCTGTATTTTCCTATAAATGTGATAACTTTTATAACAAAGAATCAGAAGGCAGTGTAAGATTCAATGATCCGGATCTTGATATTGATTGGAAAGTTGATGAAAAAGACGCCATACTTTCGGAAAAAGATCAGAACGCCCCT
- a CDS encoding acetyltransferase, with translation MYLFGASGHGKVIADIATANDIKIKAFIDQDITKNECYGFPVLNNLPDDKEKMIISIGNNFTRKKISEQIKNEIGILIHPKSIISDSVKIEPGTVVMGGVVINADTTIGKHCIINTNASVDHDCVIEDFVHISPNVALAGTVEVGEGTHIGIGASVIQGIKVGKWCVIGAGAVIINDIPDYSVVVGNPGKIIKKNII, from the coding sequence ATGTATTTATTTGGAGCAAGTGGACACGGAAAAGTAATTGCAGACATTGCAACGGCTAATGACATAAAGATTAAGGCATTCATAGATCAGGATATTACTAAAAATGAATGCTATGGCTTTCCTGTATTAAATAATTTACCTGACGATAAGGAAAAAATGATTATTTCAATCGGAAATAATTTTACTCGTAAAAAAATATCGGAACAAATTAAAAATGAGATAGGCATCTTAATACACCCAAAATCTATAATTTCGGACTCTGTAAAGATTGAACCGGGAACAGTAGTAATGGGTGGAGTTGTAATCAATGCTGATACCACCATTGGTAAGCACTGTATCATCAATACCAATGCATCTGTAGATCATGATTGTGTGATTGAAGACTTTGTTCATATTTCACCTAATGTGGCACTCGCCGGGACTGTTGAAGTAGGTGAAGGCACTCATATTGGAATTGGGGCATCAGTAATACAGGGAATTAAAGTAGGAAAATGGTGTGTAATAGGTGCCGGAGCGGTAATTATTAATGATATTCCCGATTATTCAGTTGTAGTAGGGAATCCAGGTAAAATCATTAAAAAAAATATTATATAA
- a CDS encoding sugar transferase has translation MNQYKYWKVVFDFILAVILTLFLMPVLLILFVIASLDTSSNGIFFQTRIGQYGKPFTIFKFKTIHDSKRVCSRIGQTLRKFKFDEFPQLFNILKGDMSFVGPRPDIEGYYDKLTGADRKVLELKPGLTCEASIKYRDEENLLNSQKNPLVYNDEILFPNKVKMNLDYFENMSFKNDTKILFKTIITILK, from the coding sequence ATGAATCAGTATAAATATTGGAAAGTGGTTTTCGACTTTATCTTAGCGGTAATACTGACCCTCTTTCTTATGCCGGTACTGCTTATTTTATTTGTGATTGCAAGTCTCGATACATCTTCTAATGGGATTTTTTTTCAGACCCGAATAGGACAGTATGGAAAGCCATTTACCATATTTAAATTTAAAACAATTCATGATAGCAAAAGAGTATGCTCCAGAATCGGGCAGACACTCAGGAAATTTAAATTTGATGAATTTCCCCAATTATTTAATATTTTAAAGGGCGATATGAGTTTTGTGGGTCCCAGACCTGACATTGAAGGGTATTACGATAAATTGACCGGAGCAGATAGAAAAGTTCTGGAATTAAAGCCGGGATTAACCTGTGAAGCGAGTATTAAATACAGAGACGAAGAAAATCTTCTGAATAGCCAGAAAAATCCTTTGGTATATAATGATGAAATATTATTTCCGAATAAAGTAAAAATGAATCTTGACTATTTTGAAAATATGTCTTTCAAAAATGATACGAAGATTTTATTTAAAACAATAATAACCATATTGAAATAG
- a CDS encoding sugar transferase, with protein MYKNYLKRIFDFVIALIGITFLLPIFLIVMVGLFLSNNGKPFFFQQRPGKNGKIFKIIKFKTMNDKKDSNGNLLSDAERLTAIGSFVRKTSLDEIPQLINVLKGDMSLIGPRPLLVQYLPLYNEHQARRHDVRPGITGWAQVNGRNAISWNQKFDYDVWYVENISLMLDVKIFFLTAKKVFIREGVSADGHVTIEPFQGN; from the coding sequence ATGTACAAAAATTATTTAAAGAGGATTTTCGACTTTGTAATTGCTCTCATTGGAATTACTTTTCTACTTCCAATTTTTCTTATTGTGATGGTTGGATTATTTCTTTCCAATAATGGTAAACCCTTTTTCTTTCAACAGAGACCAGGTAAAAACGGTAAGATATTTAAAATTATAAAGTTTAAAACAATGAATGATAAAAAGGATTCTAATGGAAACCTTTTATCAGATGCAGAAAGATTAACAGCAATAGGTTCTTTCGTCCGTAAAACATCTTTGGATGAAATTCCACAATTAATCAATGTCCTGAAGGGAGATATGTCACTTATTGGACCAAGACCTCTTTTGGTTCAATATTTACCTTTATATAATGAACACCAGGCGAGAAGACATGACGTGAGACCCGGAATCACAGGTTGGGCACAAGTAAATGGTAGAAATGCAATATCATGGAATCAAAAATTTGATTATGATGTATGGTATGTAGAAAATATATCATTGATGTTAGACGTGAAAATCTTCTTTTTAACCGCTAAGAAAGTTTTTATAAGAGAAGGAGTTTCTGCTGATGGACATGTAACCATAGAACCCTTTCAGGGAAATTAA